One stretch of Caldinitratiruptor microaerophilus DNA includes these proteins:
- a CDS encoding glycine betaine ABC transporter substrate-binding protein: MRRTLVTLLLAALGVTALAGCGGGGSGGGKTLVVGSKNFTENIIMGEMLAQLIEAKTNYKVERKLNLGGTDVNFKGLKSGDLDLYLDYDGTAYAFHLGMKDPITDPTKVYDLVNERLQKELGMKFTKPLGFNNTYTLALPKELAEKHNVKTYSDLARVSDQFVLGVEHEFLNREQDGWPGLQKAYPFKFKKVVPMDTGLKYKAIEQGEVQVINAFATDGMLKKFNLVILEDDKHFFPPYNAAPLVRLDTLKEFPELENVLNLLAGKISDAEMQELNYLVDSEGKSEAEVARDYLKQKGLID, translated from the coding sequence TTGCGGAGGACGCTTGTGACCCTTCTCCTCGCGGCCCTGGGCGTCACGGCCCTGGCCGGCTGCGGCGGTGGCGGCAGCGGTGGCGGCAAGACGCTCGTGGTGGGTTCCAAGAACTTCACGGAGAACATCATCATGGGCGAGATGCTCGCCCAGCTCATCGAGGCGAAGACCAACTACAAGGTGGAGCGCAAGCTCAACCTGGGTGGCACGGACGTGAACTTCAAGGGCCTGAAAAGCGGCGATCTCGACCTCTACCTCGACTACGACGGCACCGCCTACGCCTTTCACCTCGGCATGAAGGACCCCATCACCGACCCGACAAAGGTATACGACCTCGTCAACGAGCGGCTCCAGAAGGAACTGGGGATGAAGTTCACGAAGCCGCTGGGCTTCAACAACACGTACACCCTGGCCCTGCCGAAGGAACTCGCGGAGAAGCACAACGTCAAGACATACTCCGACCTCGCCCGGGTCTCGGACCAGTTCGTCCTCGGCGTGGAGCACGAGTTCCTGAACCGGGAGCAGGACGGCTGGCCGGGCCTGCAGAAGGCCTACCCGTTCAAGTTCAAGAAGGTCGTGCCGATGGATACCGGCCTGAAGTACAAGGCCATCGAGCAGGGTGAGGTCCAGGTCATCAACGCCTTCGCCACCGACGGCATGCTAAAGAAGTTCAATCTCGTGATCCTCGAGGACGACAAGCACTTCTTCCCGCCGTACAACGCCGCTCCGCTGGTGCGCCTGGACACGCTCAAGGAATTCCCGGAGCTGGAGAACGTGCTGAACCTCCTGGCCGGGAAGATTTCCGACGCGGAGATGCAGGAGCTGAACTACCTGGTCGACAGCGAGGGGAAGTCGGAGGCCGAGGTTGCTCGGGATTACCTGAAGCAGAAGGGGCTCATCGACTGA
- a CDS encoding tripartite tricarboxylate transporter permease translates to MLENLLSGFVLVAQWQNLLAILVGALLGYFVGALPGLGPAVSVALLLPFTYDLSPLTSLALLTALYGAAEYAGSITAVTINVPGEASATPTTFDGYQLTLKGMPAKALGISMMASFYAGTVSTLALFALSVPLANVALKFGPPEYFALGLFGLTVVASLAGKSWVKGTISVLLGLLITSVGLDPITGMARYAYVPELYEGIPLIPALVGLFAISEVLVTMEEVTKGNVTYRKISGALPTLKEYLSTHMAMLRGTIIGFLIGVIPGAGKAIASFIAYNEEKRVSKHPEKFGTGVLEGVAAPEAANNAVVSGALVPLLALGIPGSATAAVLIGAFMIHGLLPGPMLFVKNPDLVYGLFAALLVGNVFMLAIGLLGTQLWARVLTIPKYVLMPIVLAVSLFAAYAESNDRFTMWLAVGFGVVGYFMRRFEFPVSPVVLAMVLGDMMESSLRRTLIISGGKLTLLFTRPVALSILLLTALSVGYQVYRAFRTRKTETAVAEPVLRQAAE, encoded by the coding sequence GTGCTTGAAAACTTGTTAAGCGGGTTTGTGCTCGTCGCACAGTGGCAAAACCTCCTGGCCATCCTGGTCGGGGCCCTTCTTGGCTACTTCGTGGGCGCCTTGCCGGGGCTGGGGCCGGCTGTATCCGTCGCTCTGCTCCTACCCTTTACCTACGACCTGTCCCCGCTGACGAGTTTGGCCTTGCTCACCGCGCTTTACGGAGCCGCCGAGTACGCGGGTTCCATCACCGCCGTCACGATCAACGTTCCGGGCGAGGCCTCCGCCACGCCCACCACGTTCGACGGTTATCAGTTGACCCTCAAGGGGATGCCCGCCAAGGCCTTGGGCATCTCAATGATGGCCTCCTTCTACGCAGGGACCGTCAGTACTCTCGCGCTCTTCGCCCTCTCCGTGCCCCTGGCCAACGTCGCCCTGAAGTTCGGGCCGCCGGAGTATTTCGCGCTGGGCCTCTTCGGGTTGACGGTGGTGGCGAGCTTGGCCGGCAAGTCCTGGGTGAAGGGGACCATCTCCGTGCTGCTGGGCCTGCTGATCACCTCCGTGGGCCTCGACCCCATCACGGGCATGGCCCGCTACGCCTACGTCCCCGAGTTGTACGAGGGTATCCCGCTGATCCCGGCACTGGTCGGGCTCTTCGCCATTTCGGAAGTGCTGGTCACCATGGAGGAAGTCACGAAGGGGAATGTGACCTATCGGAAGATCTCAGGTGCGCTGCCGACCCTGAAGGAATACCTAAGCACCCACATGGCGATGCTCAGGGGCACCATCATCGGCTTCCTGATCGGCGTGATTCCGGGGGCCGGAAAGGCCATCGCCTCCTTCATCGCCTACAACGAGGAAAAGAGAGTCTCGAAGCACCCGGAGAAGTTCGGCACCGGCGTGCTGGAGGGCGTCGCGGCCCCCGAAGCGGCCAACAACGCGGTGGTGAGCGGAGCCTTGGTACCGCTCCTCGCCCTCGGGATCCCGGGCTCCGCCACCGCCGCGGTGCTAATCGGTGCCTTCATGATCCACGGCCTCCTGCCCGGGCCCATGCTATTCGTGAAGAATCCTGACCTGGTCTACGGCCTCTTCGCCGCCCTCCTGGTGGGCAACGTCTTCATGCTGGCCATAGGCCTGCTTGGCACGCAGCTCTGGGCCAGAGTCCTCACCATTCCCAAGTACGTCCTGATGCCCATCGTCCTTGCCGTCAGCCTGTTCGCGGCGTACGCCGAGTCCAACGACCGCTTCACCATGTGGCTGGCTGTTGGCTTCGGTGTGGTGGGCTATTTCATGCGCCGATTCGAATTCCCGGTCTCTCCGGTCGTACTGGCGATGGTACTTGGGGACATGATGGAAAGCTCCCTCCGCCGCACCCTGATCATCTCCGGCGGGAAATTGACCCTCCTGTTCACCCGCCCGGTGGCCCTTTCGATTCTGCTGCTCACGGCACTCTCGGTGGGTTACCAGGTTTACCGGGCCTTTCGCACCCGGAAGACTGAGACAGCGGTAGCCGAGCCTGTCCTTAGGCAGGCCGCCGAGTAA
- a CDS encoding aldehyde ferredoxin oxidoreductase C-terminal domain-containing protein yields MDRILRVDMAALAARVEPLPQEYRLLGGRALTSRIVADEVDPRCDPLGPKNKLVLAPGLLSGTPLSSSSRISAGAKSPLTGGIKESNGGGQTGARLAQLGYRAVVIEGAPSGNGWWLMVVEPNGARFEPADDLLGLGTFETARRLFDRFGKKAALMVLGPAGEQMMNIAGICNTDVEGRPSRLCARGGLGAVMGSKRLKAIVMPDCGWKPPVPVDESLWKIASKAYIKELRTQPATSVRYPQFGTAATLELVNKLGGLPIRNFRYGQDPRTDAISGFRMREIILKRGGRPTHSCMTGCAIQCSNVYTDEEGNEIASSMEFETNGLLGANLEVFDFDAIARFTRECNDLGVDTIETGGAIGVAMEAGLIPWGDVDGIFRLFREIRSGTVLGKLLGQGAGTTGKVLGVRRVPVVKNQTLSAYDPRAIKGNGVTYVTTPMGGDHTAGNTIALQIDHLDPAGKVAISRQIQLQTTLLDVLGFCSFARGVLNATPQTFADLFNARMGSNLTPDDMMAYALDVIRREVRFNVAAGQPAYERLPEWMREEPLPPHNAVFDVPEEEYSRIWDL; encoded by the coding sequence GTGGACCGTATCTTGCGTGTGGACATGGCGGCGTTGGCGGCGCGGGTCGAACCGCTTCCGCAGGAGTATCGCCTACTCGGAGGTCGAGCCCTGACCAGTAGGATCGTAGCCGACGAGGTGGATCCGCGCTGCGACCCTCTAGGGCCGAAGAACAAACTCGTCCTCGCCCCCGGCCTCCTCTCTGGGACCCCGCTCTCCAGTTCCAGCCGGATCTCCGCGGGCGCCAAGAGCCCCCTGACCGGGGGTATCAAGGAGTCCAACGGCGGCGGACAGACAGGTGCCCGGCTGGCACAACTTGGTTACCGGGCGGTGGTGATCGAGGGCGCCCCCTCCGGCAACGGCTGGTGGCTGATGGTGGTGGAGCCCAATGGCGCCCGCTTCGAGCCGGCGGATGACCTGCTCGGCCTGGGCACTTTTGAGACGGCGCGGCGGCTCTTCGACCGGTTCGGTAAGAAGGCGGCCCTCATGGTGCTGGGCCCCGCGGGTGAGCAGATGATGAACATCGCCGGGATCTGCAACACGGACGTGGAGGGTCGCCCCAGCCGCCTCTGCGCTCGGGGCGGCCTGGGAGCGGTGATGGGTAGCAAGCGGTTGAAAGCGATCGTCATGCCCGACTGCGGCTGGAAGCCGCCGGTACCCGTGGATGAGAGTCTCTGGAAGATAGCCTCCAAGGCCTACATCAAGGAACTCCGAACCCAGCCGGCCACCTCCGTGCGATATCCACAGTTCGGCACAGCCGCCACGCTGGAACTGGTGAACAAGCTGGGTGGGCTGCCGATTCGCAATTTCCGATACGGGCAGGACCCCCGGACGGATGCGATCAGCGGATTCAGGATGCGGGAGATCATCCTCAAGCGAGGGGGTCGCCCCACCCACTCGTGCATGACGGGTTGTGCCATTCAGTGCTCCAACGTGTATACCGACGAGGAAGGCAACGAGATCGCGTCCTCCATGGAGTTCGAAACCAACGGGCTCCTCGGTGCGAACCTCGAGGTGTTCGACTTCGATGCCATCGCCCGGTTCACACGGGAATGCAACGACCTTGGAGTGGACACCATCGAGACCGGCGGGGCCATCGGGGTGGCCATGGAGGCCGGGCTGATCCCCTGGGGTGACGTGGACGGCATTTTCCGGCTGTTCCGGGAGATCCGGTCGGGAACCGTCCTGGGGAAACTCCTGGGCCAGGGGGCAGGAACCACGGGCAAAGTCCTGGGCGTACGTCGGGTGCCCGTGGTAAAGAACCAGACCTTATCTGCCTACGACCCGCGCGCCATCAAGGGGAACGGGGTCACGTACGTGACGACTCCGATGGGCGGGGATCACACGGCCGGGAACACCATTGCCCTACAGATCGACCACCTGGATCCAGCTGGCAAAGTGGCCATCTCCCGTCAGATCCAACTCCAGACCACATTGTTGGACGTCCTCGGATTCTGCAGCTTTGCGCGAGGCGTGCTGAACGCGACCCCGCAGACCTTTGCCGACCTGTTCAATGCACGGATGGGCAGCAACCTAACCCCCGACGACATGATGGCCTACGCGCTGGACGTGATCCGCCGGGAGGTCCGGTTTAACGTGGCGGCGGGCCAGCCGGCGTATGAGCGGCTGCCGGAGTGGATGAGGGAGGAGCCGCTCCCACCGCACAACGCGGTGTTCGACGTTCCCGAGGAGGAGTATAGCCGGATCTGGGATCTGTGA
- a CDS encoding ABC transporter permease: MNEWERILEVLSDPEIHRAIVVQVGKHIYLSVVPVLAAVVVAVPLGIYLTRTRRIAEPVMNVVGVLQTLPSLALLALMIPLLGIGDRPAMTALFLYALLPILRNTYTGIRGVDPALIEAGRGMGMTPTQLLLRVELPLAFRVIMSGIRVSTVLIIGWATLAAYIGAGGLGDLIVTGFATVSSGHILAGGIPVTLLALLADWALGRLEHAVTPRGIRIG, translated from the coding sequence ATGAACGAGTGGGAGCGCATCCTGGAAGTCCTGAGCGACCCGGAGATTCACCGCGCGATCGTCGTGCAGGTCGGCAAGCACATCTACCTGTCAGTGGTCCCGGTGCTCGCGGCGGTCGTGGTGGCGGTGCCGCTGGGCATCTACCTCACCCGGACGCGCCGGATCGCCGAGCCGGTCATGAACGTGGTCGGGGTCCTGCAGACCCTGCCCAGCCTGGCGCTTTTGGCGCTGATGATCCCGCTCCTGGGCATCGGCGACCGGCCGGCCATGACGGCCCTGTTCCTCTACGCGTTACTCCCGATCCTGCGCAACACCTACACCGGCATCCGGGGAGTCGACCCGGCCCTCATCGAGGCGGGCAGGGGGATGGGCATGACGCCGACACAGCTCCTGCTGCGGGTGGAGCTGCCCCTGGCTTTCCGGGTGATCATGAGCGGGATCCGCGTCTCGACGGTACTGATCATCGGCTGGGCGACCCTCGCGGCGTACATCGGGGCCGGCGGGCTCGGCGACCTGATCGTCACCGGCTTCGCCACCGTGTCGAGCGGCCACATCCTCGCCGGCGGCATCCCGGTGACCCTGCTGGCGCTCCTCGCCGACTGGGCGCTGGGCCGGCTCGAGCACGCCGTCACGCCCCGGGGCATCCGGATCGGGTGA
- a CDS encoding ABC transporter ATP-binding protein gives MIRFEDVTKEYPDGTRAVNRLNLTVNRGEFVCLIGPSGCGKTTTLKMVNRLVEPTSGRIYVDGKDVMHQDPVRLRRSIAYVIQQIGLFPHMTIAENIALVPRLLGWDAERRRRRVDELLALVDLDPEVYRNRYPRELSGGQQQRVGVLRALAAEPDLILMDEPFGALDPITRESLQDELKKLQARLHKTILFVTHDMDEALKLADRIVLMKDGEIVQDGSPEDLLRSPANDFVATFIGRDRLAAAASSLPVSDLMIRRPVTAGPERGLAEAIQLMRQKRVDSVVVVDGDNRLLGVVTARDIQQAPREARTLEELMRAEPAWVDPGAPVSEALQRMFVERLDHLPVVDPDGRLVGLITRTTLVDLLSRGGWPQSGQGGAA, from the coding sequence ATGATTCGCTTCGAGGACGTGACAAAGGAGTACCCGGACGGCACCCGGGCCGTGAACCGGCTGAACCTCACCGTGAACCGGGGTGAGTTCGTCTGCCTGATCGGCCCGAGCGGCTGCGGCAAGACGACGACCCTGAAGATGGTGAACCGCCTGGTCGAGCCGACGAGCGGCCGGATCTACGTCGACGGCAAGGACGTGATGCACCAGGACCCGGTGAGGCTGCGGCGGAGCATCGCCTACGTCATCCAGCAGATCGGCCTCTTTCCGCACATGACGATCGCCGAGAACATCGCCCTGGTGCCGCGCCTTCTGGGCTGGGATGCGGAGCGGCGCCGGCGCCGGGTCGACGAGCTGCTCGCGCTTGTGGACCTCGACCCGGAGGTGTACCGCAACCGCTACCCCCGCGAGCTCTCCGGCGGTCAGCAGCAGCGGGTCGGGGTGCTGCGGGCGCTGGCCGCGGAGCCCGACCTGATTCTCATGGACGAGCCGTTCGGTGCCCTCGATCCCATCACCCGGGAGTCCCTGCAGGACGAGCTCAAGAAGCTGCAGGCCCGGCTCCACAAGACGATCCTCTTCGTCACCCACGACATGGACGAGGCGCTGAAGCTGGCCGACCGGATCGTCCTGATGAAGGACGGGGAGATCGTCCAGGACGGGTCCCCCGAGGACCTGCTGCGAAGCCCGGCCAATGACTTCGTCGCGACCTTCATCGGGCGGGACCGGCTGGCCGCGGCGGCCAGCAGCTTGCCGGTGTCCGACCTGATGATCCGCCGGCCCGTGACCGCCGGGCCGGAGCGCGGCCTGGCCGAGGCCATCCAGCTGATGCGCCAGAAGCGCGTGGACTCGGTGGTCGTGGTGGACGGGGACAACCGCCTCCTGGGCGTCGTGACGGCCCGGGACATCCAGCAGGCACCGCGTGAGGCCCGCACCCTGGAGGAGCTCATGCGCGCCGAGCCGGCGTGGGTCGACCCCGGTGCGCCGGTCTCGGAGGCCCTGCAGCGGATGTTTGTCGAGCGGCTCGACCACCTGCCGGTCGTCGACCCCGACGGGCGGCTCGTGGGGCTCATCACCCGGACCACGCTGGTGGACCTGCTCTCCCGTGGGGGCTGGCCCCAGAGCGGTCAGGGGGGAGCCGCATGA
- a CDS encoding thiamine pyrophosphate-dependent enzyme, whose protein sequence is MTAAMRRLLTGNEAIAHGAFHAGVGYGGCFPGGPTTEVTYTLRDLAAAAGGKPYLEWAINEKVALEAASGAAMSGVRSISVMKHFGVNNAADQLFAVALMGVPGLVLVVGDDPGGHSSHSEQDTRNYAFAAELPLIEPANPQEAYDLIQAAFVLSEQAKLPVYFRTVKWLSHWAAPVALTSSPRTPVARPAWDATQYETRPVVDRHRALHEKLVAVGDLVRSWTCNRTEGPEGSARIGVVAAGFAYTYVREALEVLGLRASVPLCKVATLNPLPEWVLVPFLSRCQQVLVVEEGEPLVLDRLKQLAHTAGLNCRLTRGTVPTVGELTPDSVLEAIASLAGVGVASPAPPASLKALAATLPERQPAPRAGNPHRATFYAVRRFIREAPRQVIFMGDVGEAPVVARRWMKSHATMGGGIGMAIGAAGADPDVIALTTCGDGTLLGFALGGLASAVYNRNRVITLICDNGTMESTGWQETATTGRNLTGPAPVLDIPGTLRALGLDRVEEVDARDAGAVLAALNRCAAENGPTAVVAVGRYTDDYPYVSVEIDEVQAPGLKSFVEDFACPALGWDGQRAYIDKAACVCCGDCARAAPTGAIRAIPKGVAR, encoded by the coding sequence ATGACGGCTGCCATGCGCCGACTGCTGACAGGCAACGAGGCCATCGCGCATGGAGCATTCCACGCCGGCGTCGGCTACGGGGGATGCTTTCCCGGCGGCCCCACCACGGAGGTGACGTACACCCTCCGGGACCTGGCAGCCGCCGCCGGGGGCAAGCCATACCTGGAGTGGGCCATTAACGAAAAAGTGGCCTTGGAGGCCGCATCGGGGGCCGCCATGAGCGGGGTCCGCTCGATCTCCGTCATGAAGCATTTCGGCGTCAACAACGCAGCCGACCAACTCTTCGCCGTGGCGCTGATGGGGGTACCTGGGCTGGTGCTGGTGGTTGGCGACGACCCCGGCGGCCACAGTTCCCACAGCGAGCAGGACACCAGGAACTACGCCTTCGCCGCGGAGCTGCCTCTCATCGAGCCTGCCAACCCTCAGGAGGCATATGACCTCATCCAGGCGGCCTTTGTCCTCTCGGAGCAGGCGAAGCTGCCGGTGTACTTCCGGACCGTCAAGTGGCTTTCCCACTGGGCGGCCCCGGTGGCCCTGACCAGTAGCCCCCGCACCCCGGTGGCCCGACCCGCCTGGGACGCCACCCAATACGAGACCCGCCCAGTGGTAGACAGGCACAGGGCCCTGCACGAAAAGCTGGTTGCAGTCGGCGACCTCGTCCGTTCCTGGACCTGCAACCGGACCGAGGGGCCCGAAGGCTCGGCCAGGATCGGCGTCGTCGCCGCAGGGTTCGCCTATACCTACGTGCGGGAGGCCCTGGAGGTCCTTGGCCTTCGTGCGAGTGTGCCGCTATGCAAGGTCGCCACGCTCAACCCCCTCCCTGAGTGGGTCCTGGTCCCGTTCTTGAGCCGCTGCCAGCAGGTGCTGGTGGTAGAAGAGGGCGAGCCACTGGTACTCGACCGGCTGAAGCAACTCGCCCACACAGCCGGGCTGAATTGTCGCCTCACCCGGGGCACCGTCCCCACCGTGGGGGAGTTGACCCCGGATTCAGTTCTGGAGGCCATCGCCTCCCTGGCCGGGGTGGGCGTGGCTTCGCCTGCCCCACCGGCGTCGCTGAAGGCCCTGGCCGCCACCCTTCCCGAGCGCCAACCCGCTCCTCGTGCCGGCAACCCCCACCGTGCCACGTTCTACGCGGTGCGACGCTTCATCAGGGAAGCCCCCCGACAGGTGATCTTCATGGGGGATGTCGGGGAAGCCCCGGTGGTGGCCCGGCGGTGGATGAAAAGCCACGCCACCATGGGGGGCGGGATCGGCATGGCCATCGGCGCCGCCGGGGCTGACCCCGATGTCATCGCCCTGACCACTTGCGGCGACGGCACCCTGTTAGGCTTCGCCCTCGGCGGGCTCGCCAGTGCCGTCTACAACCGGAACCGGGTGATCACTCTCATCTGCGACAACGGCACGATGGAGTCCACCGGCTGGCAGGAGACGGCCACCACCGGCCGGAACCTTACGGGTCCCGCTCCGGTGCTGGACATCCCCGGTACCTTGCGGGCGCTAGGGCTGGACCGGGTGGAGGAGGTCGATGCCCGGGACGCCGGTGCGGTGCTCGCTGCCCTGAACCGGTGCGCCGCCGAGAACGGCCCGACGGCAGTGGTGGCAGTGGGACGTTACACCGATGACTACCCGTATGTCTCGGTCGAGATCGACGAGGTCCAGGCCCCCGGCCTAAAGTCCTTCGTGGAGGACTTTGCCTGCCCTGCCCTGGGTTGGGACGGCCAGCGTGCCTATATCGACAAGGCGGCCTGCGTGTGCTGCGGCGATTGCGCCAGGGCCGCCCCGACTGGAGCGATCCGGGCCATTCCGAAGGGGGTGGCGAGATGA
- a CDS encoding SLC13 family permease gives MPLLLGPPAAVVAGSLLLAMGFPWPQAGIGSILVLSIGLWSSSTLAPPLAGLMVIALLPVLRVTNFEAAVAGLASGTVWLFLSVSILAIALRKVGIVAWVADWVVRLGRGNASRTLLAMMGAILLLTTAVPTAVARSGLVALLLDGIVAAYGREREDIPRAFALGAAMSVFAFQLSVMTGTNGALYAVAWFELHGPVSITFGRWLALMAPLGIIQALLVWWVLRREYRLDRVRVDRATGGQKKLLLSGQQARVLAVFAVLLLVWVLGPWAGLPIHPYTLLFATLLCVPKVGVLVWEDLKEGIPWGTALLLASAIAVGDAFKQTGMGTVLGAYLTEAMGGIPDWLVTFAVLLAFLVGRILFVNLLSLLVTLLPLVASVGQDLGFNPVWLVLLGLYTGSMGFFLPAQSPVAVTLAAQGDLPLVELSRLGMRLAPLWVAVLLVSAYTWWPLLGLRPFP, from the coding sequence GTGCCCTTGCTTCTGGGCCCTCCGGCAGCGGTGGTGGCGGGCAGCCTTCTCCTCGCTATGGGATTCCCGTGGCCCCAGGCCGGTATCGGGTCCATCTTGGTGCTCTCCATCGGCCTTTGGTCCAGTAGCACCCTGGCGCCGCCCCTGGCGGGGCTCATGGTGATCGCCCTCCTGCCCGTGCTCCGGGTCACCAACTTCGAGGCCGCCGTGGCGGGCCTTGCTTCGGGCACCGTGTGGCTCTTCCTCTCTGTCTCCATCCTCGCCATCGCCCTGCGGAAGGTCGGCATCGTCGCCTGGGTGGCAGACTGGGTGGTCCGGCTGGGACGGGGGAACGCCTCCCGGACTCTGTTGGCGATGATGGGGGCGATACTGCTCCTGACCACTGCCGTTCCCACTGCCGTCGCCCGCTCGGGCCTTGTGGCCCTCCTTCTGGACGGGATCGTTGCCGCCTACGGTCGGGAGCGGGAGGACATTCCTCGGGCCTTCGCCCTGGGGGCGGCCATGTCGGTCTTCGCCTTCCAGCTCAGCGTGATGACGGGTACGAACGGGGCGCTGTACGCCGTTGCCTGGTTTGAGCTGCATGGCCCCGTATCCATCACGTTTGGACGCTGGCTGGCGCTCATGGCCCCCCTTGGCATCATCCAGGCCCTGCTGGTCTGGTGGGTGCTGAGGCGCGAGTACCGGCTGGACCGGGTCCGGGTGGACCGAGCGACCGGAGGGCAGAAGAAGCTCCTGCTTTCGGGACAACAGGCCCGAGTGTTGGCCGTCTTCGCCGTCCTGCTCCTGGTCTGGGTCCTGGGACCATGGGCCGGACTGCCGATCCACCCCTACACCCTCCTGTTCGCGACGCTACTCTGTGTGCCCAAGGTGGGAGTCCTGGTCTGGGAGGACCTCAAGGAGGGCATACCCTGGGGAACGGCCTTATTGCTGGCCTCTGCCATCGCCGTGGGAGACGCCTTCAAGCAAACCGGCATGGGTACCGTGTTGGGTGCGTACCTGACAGAGGCGATGGGCGGCATCCCTGACTGGTTGGTCACCTTTGCCGTCCTGCTGGCGTTTCTCGTGGGCCGAATCCTCTTTGTCAACTTGCTCTCCTTGCTGGTCACCCTCCTGCCCCTAGTGGCCTCGGTCGGGCAGGACCTGGGATTCAACCCGGTCTGGCTCGTTCTCCTCGGCCTCTATACCGGGAGCATGGGGTTCTTCCTGCCTGCCCAGTCTCCGGTGGCCGTGACCCTGGCTGCCCAGGGAGATCTCCCGCTCGTCGAACTGAGCCGCCTGGGAATGCGCTTGGCCCCTCTATGGGTCGCTGTCCTCCTGGTGTCAGCCTACACCTGGTGGCCACTGTTAGGACTCCGCCCGTTCCCGTAA
- a CDS encoding ABC transporter permease gives MEFLSDFARYLGSNSGRLLELTWEHLQMSLAAVFFGLLVGVPVGILIVRYRKLVHPVLWVANALQTIPALAFVGFLMVLFGLGRDTGIAVLFFYTLMPIIRATYTGITSVDPSMVEAARGMGMTRWQILRMVQLPMAFSVLLVGVRVATVIAIGTATIMSLAGAGGLGYEIFSGIQRVNDVRIVGGAIPAALLAVLTDAVIAWLERRLTSPGLRIRAEAVR, from the coding sequence GTGGAGTTCCTGTCCGACTTCGCGCGTTACCTCGGGAGCAACTCCGGGCGTCTCCTGGAACTCACGTGGGAGCACCTGCAGATGTCCCTCGCGGCGGTGTTCTTCGGTCTGCTCGTCGGGGTCCCGGTGGGCATCCTGATCGTCCGCTACCGGAAGCTCGTCCACCCGGTGCTGTGGGTTGCCAACGCCTTGCAGACCATCCCGGCCCTGGCATTTGTCGGGTTCCTGATGGTCCTGTTCGGACTCGGGCGGGACACGGGCATCGCCGTGCTCTTCTTCTACACGCTGATGCCCATCATCCGGGCGACGTACACGGGAATCACGTCCGTGGACCCGTCGATGGTGGAGGCGGCCCGGGGCATGGGGATGACCCGCTGGCAGATCCTTCGCATGGTGCAGCTGCCCATGGCCTTCTCGGTGCTCCTGGTCGGCGTGCGGGTGGCCACGGTGATCGCCATCGGCACGGCCACCATCATGTCGCTGGCCGGCGCCGGGGGTCTGGGTTACGAGATCTTCTCCGGGATCCAGCGGGTGAACGACGTGCGGATTGTCGGCGGGGCCATCCCCGCCGCGCTCCTGGCGGTGCTGACGGACGCGGTGATCGCCTGGCTGGAGCGCCGGCTCACTTCGCCGGGGCTCCGCATCCGGGCCGAGGCGGTGCGCTGA
- a CDS encoding dihydrodipicolinate synthase family protein: MWKRMVIRGIGVVVATPLRPDGSINEQEYRRLLRWLIQSGVGYVQPSAATGQVMQTTDEEYMRLLEIAVEECKGTGTLVTAYPGRADTAHTIRLTQYAQKVGADAYFLVQPLFSRPDAEGLYAHYKAVIQSAPGFPVVLYNNPDRTCVQLPLEVIERLTDEFEEVVGLKQADPNQLIESCRRLMHKIPVWSRGEFDLLTVLALGAPGSISFSGNIIAPQLVQIVRLWEDGKISEARQLFYKMLPVIQACHWGPIPSTIKYMMRRTGWDVGLPRLPILDVSEAMARKLDAALAEAGVI; the protein is encoded by the coding sequence ATGTGGAAGCGTATGGTCATCCGAGGAATCGGCGTCGTCGTGGCTACTCCGCTGCGCCCAGACGGTAGCATCAACGAGCAGGAATACCGGCGCCTCCTGCGCTGGCTGATCCAATCCGGCGTCGGCTACGTCCAGCCCTCGGCGGCCACCGGTCAAGTGATGCAGACCACCGACGAGGAGTACATGCGGCTCTTGGAGATCGCTGTGGAGGAGTGCAAGGGGACAGGGACCCTGGTGACCGCCTATCCGGGTCGCGCAGATACTGCTCACACGATCCGGTTAACGCAGTACGCACAGAAGGTGGGGGCGGACGCCTACTTCCTTGTCCAGCCCCTCTTCAGCCGTCCCGACGCTGAGGGACTCTACGCCCACTACAAGGCCGTGATACAGTCCGCCCCGGGCTTCCCGGTAGTGCTGTACAACAACCCCGACCGCACCTGCGTCCAGCTTCCCCTGGAGGTGATCGAACGGCTTACCGACGAGTTCGAGGAGGTCGTGGGCCTGAAGCAGGCCGACCCGAACCAACTTATTGAAAGCTGCCGCCGCCTCATGCACAAGATCCCGGTTTGGTCCAGAGGCGAATTTGACCTCCTCACCGTTCTGGCTTTAGGTGCCCCCGGATCCATCAGCTTCTCGGGGAACATCATCGCCCCACAGCTGGTGCAGATCGTCAGGCTTTGGGAGGACGGGAAGATCAGCGAGGCCCGACAGCTCTTCTACAAGATGCTGCCCGTTATTCAGGCCTGCCACTGGGGTCCCATCCCAAGCACCATCAAGTACATGATGCGGCGCACCGGTTGGGATGTGGGCCTTCCCCGGCTTCCAATCCTGGACGTCTCCGAAGCGATGGCCAGGAAGCTGGACGCGGCCCTGGCGGAAGCCGGCGTGATCTGA